GCCGAAGCTCCTTACTGAATGCCCATGTCAGGGCTTTCGAACTCACAGGATGCCTCCGATCTCTGCTTGCCTGCGGGCACGGTCTGCGTTGACCTCATCAAGAAATTCTTGGGGCACCGCCCTTTCTTGGGCGGTGTTCCCCAGCTGCAGGCACAATGCCTGGTCGTGTCCGGCCTCCGCCACGGCGGCGCTGTCCGGCAAGGACGTGCTTTTCACCAGGCCCTTCACCACCAGCTCGGCCAGAGCGGCCTGGACCCTCCCCTGCGGCTCACCAGTCAAATGTGAGAGATACCCGTGGCTGAAGACGACAAGGCCGGCATCGTCTGCGTCATGTGCAAGCCTCAGAAGAACATTCCACGTCTCCGCGGATACCTCCTTCTCAAACGCCCATGCCATAGCTTTTGTGCTCACGCGTTGGTACCTTCCTTCAACACTGCACCGGCAAACAGGGCAGGCTGGGTGGCTTTCAAATCGTTGAGGCGGGTCCGCCCGGTCCGTTCAGAGACGTTCAGGAATTTCGCGGCGGCCTTGCCCGTCGGCTGGGTGCCGGCGCTCAGCTGGGCGCCCACCCATTGCTCCAGATCCATAGCCTTCGGCTTCCGCCCGACAACACTCAGAGAAGGCCGGGGTGAAACATTAAGGGCAGGAACAGGGGCAACATGGGACGTCAGCCCATCGCTGGAGGTTTCAGCCGGTACTGCGGGAACTGATTCCGTGGACGGCGCAGTGGCGGCACCAACAGGAACAGGCACGGCAGGCTCATCCTGTGTGACGGGCAGGGACGCCCGTACGGCCTCACCAGCTGTGCTTTCGGCGGCAAGCCATGTAGCCGGCACATGGGCTATCTCAGCCTCGGGCAGAGGCTCACCACCGCTACCAGGGCCATCCGGTGCAGTGCCGACAGACCCTACGGTCAGTTTGGCGGCAGGCTCCCCTGCGTCCGGCCTGCCGATCACCAAACGGCCCAGCTGCTCTGTAGCTGCAAACACGGCCAGCGGAGCCAGTGAAGCAATCGCCGCACCAATGATCTGCTGACCGAAGTCCGGGTGCGGGATCGACAACGCGTGGGCCGCATTGGCCACCATGGAAAACACCGTGAACCCGCCCAAGGAAATCCAGGACGCCCACGTCCGCTCCCCGCGGTGCCGGTGGATCAACACCGCCAGCGTGTAGGCAAGGATTGCGACGTCGATGAACACCGGGACAGCCCAGCGCAGCCAGACCGGCAATCCGGCCCACGCCGCGACCTCATGCAGACCAGTAAAGGAGACCATGAACGAGGCCACAGCCAGGAACCCGACGAGGCAAACGGTCAGCCACAGAGTGGCCATGGAATCCGGATTGATCCGGTCAGTCTTACGATCTATCCCGGGCGTCATGACGCAATCCCCTTAGTCAAATATTCCGTGTCAAGGAGCGGGAACTTACTTGTCAGCTCAACCACTGCCTGTACACTGAATCCGTTGATGAAAATCTTCTGTTTCGTAGATGTTTGTTTGGAAACAGCCCCTGGGAGTCCAATCCGGGGCTGTTTCCGTTTAAGGCCTGCGCTTCCGGGAATGCAGTGCATCCAGGAACCTCCCCAGCTCATCCACCGCATCCGTGACAACGGCAGTCAACGCCACCGCATCATCGACATCGCCGGAGAGCACCTTGACGTCAATAGCCGTCAGCACGTGGGACAACGCCAGGACTCCGCGGGAAGCGTCCGCAGCCAGCTCCGTCAACGTCTCCGCGTCCGAATCCTCATCAACCGTCAGCGTCGTGGGATCCAGCGTGATCTGCCCCGCCAGCTTGATCACCAGCGGCAACGGCGAATCCATCGACCCCGTCAAACGCCGCGCAGCATCCTTACGCTCCCGCGCCGGCCGCGACGTAAACGACGACGGCGACAACGCCGCGATCCCCATCTCCGACGGCGACATATTCAACAACTCATCACTCAACGGAACATCCTCAAACGTGCCGCGCTCCGGCTTCCTGGGCCGGGCAGGGGCTGCCGGGTAGGACTTGCCATCAAGGCCCACGACGTTAGCCTCTGCAGGTGGCACATATGTGCCACCTGCAGAATTGTCCGCGACTTCGATGGCTCGCCTGCTGCTGGCAATATCGCGCTCAATGGTCGTATGGCTAGCCTGAAGGGCGGAACCGATCGCCCGCGTACTCATGCCCGCCTCACGCATCGACATAACCACTGCCTGCCGCTCCTCACGGGGCGGCTGCAACGCCAAAGACCCAAACTCACCCTGGCAATACGCATCCCACGAGCTGTATCCCATAGCGGCCCATGCTCTCCCTTGATACGCCGTAATGATCAGCGTGTAGGAATGCTCCAAAGCAACCTTGATCTGACGGGTAAGCTCTCGCGCACTTTGTGCATCCAGAGAAGAGGAATGTGATCGGCCGCATCCAGGGCCCGCCACATCCACCCCAGCCGGCCGCTCCTCGGTCAACGAGTCTGAAAACGACGTCTGCCGTTCACTGCTGGTCATATGAATCCCCTTCAGTGCTCAGGCGTCGGCTGGTCCAGTCAGAACGATACACGCCTGTAGTGAACATGTGCAACGCCTGTAGTGAGCATGGCTTATTCATTTAGCAGGTGCTGAACGGACGTTACGATGAATTGGCTCCGTTGCTCTTCCCTGGATCGGCGCTGGAGGGTGAGACGTAATGCTGACAACACGGCTTGGCCTGGTCTGCCTGGCGTTCCTTGTACCGACTGCAGCGCTATCTGGGTTCGCGGTTGTCATGGCCCGCAAGGTCGTTAAGCGGGGCCCAAAGGACTACCGCCGAGCCGAATTGACAGATGACGGACGAGGAATCCGCATCGATCTGGACGACTACACCAAAGCCCCGGGCGACTTTGGGGTGTTCGACCCTGCGGCCGCGAGCTACACGAGAGTCGGCGAGGTTACGCTGATCGATGAGGATCAAAAGTGCGTGGAGCGGCGGATCGATCCGCCTGGCTCCGGTCCGGAATGTCTGGGACCACTGGTCGATTGGACCCCCGATGTGTTCTTCGAACCGTCTGCGGTCGGCGGACGCTACGAAGAGGTGGACATCCCCACCTCCTACGGTGCGGCGCCGGCATGGCTTTTCGAACGTGAGAACACCGACGTATGGGTGATCCATATCCATGGAAGCTGGACCGACCGCGCGATCATGTTCCGCGACGTGCACGCTTTCAGTCCCTTGGGATTCACCTCCCTGGTCCCCTCATTTCGCAGCGACCCGGAGGTCAGCCCGCCACAGGCCGAGTCGAGCCACCTGGGGCAAACCGAATGGCATGACGTGGAAAGCGCCGTGGCCTACGCCGTAGCTCATGGGGCCAGACGGATCATCCTCTCCGGCTGGTCAATGGGCGGGACCATTGCCCTGCTTACGGCGGAGCGCAGCGCATATCGGGAGCAGATCGCAGGGATTGTTTTGGTGGGGCCCGTCACGAGCTGGCGTAAGACCATCACAGCAGGGGCGGTGCGGGCCGGCGTACCGGCGATCGGGGCCGGGCTCGTCGTGCGTCTTTTGCAGGCTCCCCTATTTGCGAAGATGCTCGGGCTACAGGAGCCGATCGACTTCGATGCACTTGAATGGGTCGATGTGCCTGACCGGGTGGCCGTCCCGACGCTGGTCTTGCACTCCAAAGCGGACCAAGAAGTTCCCTGGGAGATCTCGGCCGCGTTCCAACGGGCGAATCCTGGCACCGTCACCCTGATTCCGTTACCTGAGGCGCATCATACTCAGGAGTGGAACGCATCGCCTCACGCTTTTACCAGCCAACTGACCGGATGGGTCAACAGGACGATCGCGACTGGCCAAAGCTAGACACGCGCGTCCAGCTTGGCTTCAATTCGAGCGATCCTGTCCTGCCTCGGTTCCGGGAACGTAATCAAGTTGCCGCGCTCGTAGTTGTGCAGAACAATAAGGCTTTTGTAAATGCCATTTTCGAGCGTCTCATTTAAAAGATCCCACGCGGGGCTGAGGCGTGACCGGTCAGCATTAACTCGGATCCTTAACGCAGTGAGCCAGAAAGCATCGGCCGTCCAGAGACGCACCCTAGCGAGCTGCTTTGAGAGGAAGAGAATGAGCCAACCAGCAGCCGTTACAGAGAGGCCGCTATAGAACAGTCGATCCCACCAGGACCCGATATCTAGGGCTAGGGCGTGCCAGGGCGTGAAGTGGAAGAGGGCCACATAGGCGATATGACAAGAGCACGCCGCCGCAACGATGAGCAGCCCTATCGTGAATGCGGCGTACAGGCCCTTAGCCTTGTGACGCAGCATGTAGACCGCCCTAAGCACGGTAAACAACAGGGCGATCATGTACATACCGCTATAGACAACTGTTGGGAGCTGGTCCAGCCGACTAACAATGAAGCTCGCTGCCGTTGGAGCTTTATCCTCAATGAGCGCGAAGCTGAAAGCCATGACGGGAAGGATAAGCAGCGGCGCGTAGTAGGTCCATCTGACTTCGTCCACGTTCGCCAAGCGGCGCACGCTGTCGTTAAAGAAGAAGATTGCCAGCAGCGCAAAGCTGCTTTGGAGCAGATTTGTGACGTTGATTCCGCCGAGGGCACTGTCAAGGTCCTCTAGTGGCGTGACGGTTCCCAGCACATAGAGCGCAGCGAGGCCGAACACTGACGCCAGCCACGAAGCGCGGGCCTCCTTCATCTTCACCATGGCAGGGATCCGTAGGAGGCATAGGGCGCTTAGCAGCGCAAAAAGCAGTAGTCGCATGGCTCAGCAGAGGAACGGATCGGGATCGGACGAGCTGTTCCCGCGGGTCTTCTTCGACATCTCGAAAGCGAAATCCTCCACCCAACGTTCTACGGGATGATTCGGAACGGCTCGGCAGCTGATGTTAATTGCGTCGGCGGTTTCCCTCAGCATCTCTTCCGAGAGGGACGGCAGAGCCAAGGGAGTTTGAAAGCTCTCCAAATAGATGTGTCCAAGCTCATGATAAATGCAGTGAAGTTTGTATTGCAGCGAGTTCTGCGGGGGAAAATAGACGTTGATGCGATCTTCAAATTCAGCTTTGAAGGCAGTCAGCGCTCCCCAAGACTCCTTGTACTCGATCAGATTGATCGGCTTCTCACAGAGCACGGTCAGGCGCTCAACAACTTCCTCCATCGATGTCGTGCCAACTCCGCATAACTCACGAACCTTTTCCTGGACCGGCGGGAGAGCCATTCACTCGTCACCGTTCATCGATGCATCGATAATTTTGGTGATCGTCCTCAGAGTTTCCGGCGAAGTCGCTCCCAGGTTTCTCGCGGCGAAATTCTTCACCTTGAGCTTTCGCATCTGGACAAGAAAGTCCATCCGCGCTTCGACCTCGGGCGGAGTCTCACTGTTGAGATCACACAGATAAGTAGCCGGCACGTCAAAAACGAACTCAGCGATGCCCTTTAGGAGTTCTTGATCTGTCACCAGGCTGCCAGTGCCATTGATCAAGTAGGACCAGCGGGTTCGCGACAGGTGGATTCCGTGGGTAGAAAGCGCTTCCTGGACATGAGGATAAGTCAGCGCAGTGTTGTTGTCGGACTCCCAGATATCCACCAGGATGCCCATGCGATCCGCTAGCCGCTCTTTCTTCTGTTGCTGCGTAAGAAACACGCTGCGGCCCCCGTTTGCCATCGTTAAAGCTCCTTCAGCCAAGGTCAGCTGCTTGTGGTGTAGACCGCCGCATAGGGCAGGCTGACAGCTGACACAAAATGTTACCTGATGCCATCCGGAGCGTACAGGCAGTGCGCAACTATTGAGTTGTGCATGTGCGGAGCATGTATGCAGGCTGTCGCTTGCTTGCTCTCTGGGGGTGCGATCGCCGCCATCGCGACACGTTCTGTATATCTACAGGTTCTCTTAAGCCGGGGTTAGGGTGGTCTACATGGAGGAATACCGCGCACCCAAGCTGATTGGGAAGAGGGCACCACTGAACTGTCTGGTGCTCCCAGACCAGCATTACCGAGCCTGGATGGCGATGCAGCGGTACAACATGTCCTTCGGCGAGTATGTCGGCGCACTGATCGACCGCGCGGCCGGGCTCCCCAACAAGCTTGACGGCATGCACCAGGAGGCCCTGGCTATCGATAAGGCCGGTTAGACGAAGAAGGCCCGCTTTCGCGGGCCTTAACTTCGAAAATTCCGGGGTTGTTTTGAGGAGAATGAATGAGCGATCCAATACAGCACCCAATCTCGAAACTGGGATTCTTCCTCGAGTACACCAGTCCCTGGCTTATTGAACTCAGCGAAGCTGCCGCCACCTTAGAACAAGCCCGCAGCAAGCCACACGTCCTCACCGATCATGATGTGTCCGAAACTCGCAGGGTTTACACCGAGCAAGCGGAGGATCTGACCCTGTTCGAGGACACCTCGGCCCGTTGGGCAGCCCAGGCCAACCTCACCGCTGAGCAGCGCGCAGGGCTTGCCACGCTGGGAAGCAACCTCGTCCAGTTGCGGCACCTCAACACATCCATCCTGGAACTCACTGACTACCTTGAAACACGCACCATTGAACGTGTCCTGGCAACCCCGGACATCGAACTGGGCCTGAGCGAATTCCTGAAACACTTCAGCGGCCAGCGCCCAGACACAACGAACTGACGGCTTACCGCCACTGACCGTTCCGTTGTTGCTCACGACCCG
This portion of the Pseudarthrobacter psychrotolerans genome encodes:
- a CDS encoding DUF2637 domain-containing protein, whose amino-acid sequence is MTPGIDRKTDRINPDSMATLWLTVCLVGFLAVASFMVSFTGLHEVAAWAGLPVWLRWAVPVFIDVAILAYTLAVLIHRHRGERTWASWISLGGFTVFSMVANAAHALSIPHPDFGQQIIGAAIASLAPLAVFAATEQLGRLVIGRPDAGEPAAKLTVGSVGTAPDGPGSGGEPLPEAEIAHVPATWLAAESTAGEAVRASLPVTQDEPAVPVPVGAATAPSTESVPAVPAETSSDGLTSHVAPVPALNVSPRPSLSVVGRKPKAMDLEQWVGAQLSAGTQPTGKAAAKFLNVSERTGRTRLNDLKATQPALFAGAVLKEGTNA
- a CDS encoding alpha/beta fold hydrolase; translation: MLTTRLGLVCLAFLVPTAALSGFAVVMARKVVKRGPKDYRRAELTDDGRGIRIDLDDYTKAPGDFGVFDPAAASYTRVGEVTLIDEDQKCVERRIDPPGSGPECLGPLVDWTPDVFFEPSAVGGRYEEVDIPTSYGAAPAWLFERENTDVWVIHIHGSWTDRAIMFRDVHAFSPLGFTSLVPSFRSDPEVSPPQAESSHLGQTEWHDVESAVAYAVAHGARRIILSGWSMGGTIALLTAERSAYREQIAGIVLVGPVTSWRKTITAGAVRAGVPAIGAGLVVRLLQAPLFAKMLGLQEPIDFDALEWVDVPDRVAVPTLVLHSKADQEVPWEISAAFQRANPGTVTLIPLPEAHHTQEWNASPHAFTSQLTGWVNRTIATGQS